One region of Ornithinibacter aureus genomic DNA includes:
- a CDS encoding MFS transporter, whose translation MSATPVTPAAEDVRIPREIWVLIASAFVIALGFGLILPVLPQFAQSFGVGATASSIVVSAFAFFRLVFAPAGGRLIARMGERPIYLLGLVIVAISTGATAFAQNYWQLLVFRGVGGIGSVMFTVSAVALMVRLAPPTIRARVSSAYASAFLFGGILGPVVGGLLGNLGLRVPFIVYAVALLLAATVVGVFLREASLRPADGAPVLPVMTVRDAWRDSAYRASIGSAFANGGANFGVRNAILPLFAAVVIGKEPWVAGTALAVFAAGNAVGLTVAGRMSDRLGRRPFIIGGLLISGVATAVTGFATDLPMLVVFSVVAGVGAGALNPAQQAGLADIVGRERNGGPALAAFQMSADTGAIIGPILAGALIDFGSYPLAFGTTGLITLLAVIPWLRARETHVVARAPQDAPRS comes from the coding sequence GTGTCTGCCACCCCCGTGACCCCTGCCGCCGAGGACGTGCGGATCCCGCGGGAGATCTGGGTGCTCATCGCGTCGGCGTTCGTCATCGCGCTGGGCTTCGGGCTGATCCTGCCGGTGCTGCCGCAGTTCGCGCAGAGCTTCGGGGTCGGGGCGACGGCGAGCTCGATCGTCGTCAGCGCATTCGCGTTCTTCCGGCTCGTGTTCGCCCCGGCTGGTGGGCGGCTCATCGCCCGGATGGGGGAGCGCCCGATCTACCTGCTCGGGCTGGTCATCGTCGCCATCTCCACCGGGGCCACCGCCTTCGCCCAGAACTACTGGCAGCTGCTGGTCTTCCGCGGCGTCGGTGGCATCGGGTCGGTGATGTTCACGGTGTCCGCGGTGGCGCTCATGGTTCGGTTGGCGCCCCCGACGATCCGGGCGCGGGTCTCGTCGGCCTACGCCTCGGCGTTCCTCTTCGGCGGCATCCTCGGGCCCGTGGTCGGTGGCCTGCTCGGCAACCTCGGGCTGCGGGTGCCGTTCATCGTCTACGCCGTGGCGCTGCTCCTCGCCGCCACCGTCGTCGGGGTCTTCCTGCGGGAGGCGTCGCTGCGCCCGGCCGACGGCGCTCCGGTGCTGCCGGTCATGACGGTGCGTGACGCCTGGCGTGACTCGGCCTACCGGGCCTCGATCGGTTCGGCATTCGCCAACGGGGGGGCCAACTTCGGGGTACGCAACGCGATCCTGCCGCTGTTCGCCGCCGTGGTCATCGGCAAGGAGCCGTGGGTGGCGGGCACGGCGCTGGCGGTTTTCGCCGCGGGCAACGCCGTGGGTCTGACCGTGGCCGGGCGGATGTCGGACCGGCTCGGCCGCCGCCCGTTCATCATCGGCGGGCTCCTCATCAGCGGGGTCGCGACGGCCGTGACCGGGTTCGCCACTGATCTGCCGATGCTGGTCGTTTTCTCGGTCGTCGCGGGCGTCGGGGCGGGTGCGCTCAACCCTGCGCAGCAGGCGGGCCTGGCCGACATCGTCGGGCGCGAGCGCAACGGTGGCCCGGCGCTCGCGGCGTTCCAGATGTCGGCCGACACCGGGGCGATCATCGGCCCGATCCTCGCCGGGGCGCTCATCGACTTCGGCAGCTACCCGTTGGCCTTCGGGACGACCGGGCTCATCACGCTGCTCGCCGTCATCCCCTGGCTGCGCGCCCGCGAGACCCATGTGGTCGCACGTGCCCCGCAGGACGCTCCCCGCTCCTAG
- a CDS encoding type III PLP-dependent enzyme gives MSVIDEVVARTVTAAPRAEPDVRPSREPATARTPRLELSVGTAVSRYLDLASALHGTAIHYAVKANPHPVLLRALAQAGCHFDVASPAEVRAALAAGAPASHLVHSNPVARRDHLREAHDLGVRLFVLDSPGEVAKLADAAPGACVLVRIVTSGSGSDWPLSRKYGCSVEDAVALLLDAARLGLDPAGVSFHVGSQQRDPQAWGPPIRSAARVFGAVRAHGIRPWVLDLGGGFPAELEGGEVPSVSQFGAAIEAHLADAFGEDRPRTLVEPGRGIVGDAGTVVTSVVGVVDRGGVRWVFVDAGVFTGLVETLDEAIRYRLEVPGVGGTSGPCVLAGPTCDSADVLYETTPVSLPLSLAEGDELRIHAAGAYSTCYSTVGFNGFAPLPTVVTS, from the coding sequence ATGTCGGTCATCGACGAAGTAGTCGCCCGAACCGTCACCGCCGCGCCGCGCGCCGAGCCGGACGTGCGGCCCAGCCGTGAACCGGCCACAGCGCGCACCCCGCGCCTCGAGCTCAGCGTCGGCACCGCCGTGTCGCGCTACCTCGACCTCGCCTCGGCGTTGCACGGCACCGCCATCCACTACGCCGTGAAGGCGAACCCGCACCCGGTGCTGCTGCGCGCGCTCGCGCAGGCCGGGTGCCACTTCGACGTGGCCAGCCCCGCGGAGGTGCGGGCCGCGCTCGCCGCGGGAGCCCCGGCATCCCATCTCGTGCACTCCAACCCCGTCGCCCGTCGCGACCACCTGCGCGAGGCCCACGACCTCGGGGTTCGGCTGTTCGTGCTCGACTCCCCGGGTGAGGTCGCCAAGCTGGCGGATGCCGCGCCCGGCGCCTGCGTCCTCGTGCGGATCGTCACGTCCGGGTCCGGGTCGGACTGGCCGTTGTCGCGCAAGTACGGCTGCTCCGTCGAGGATGCCGTGGCGTTGCTCCTCGATGCCGCTCGCCTCGGGCTCGATCCGGCCGGCGTCTCGTTCCACGTCGGGTCCCAGCAACGGGACCCGCAGGCATGGGGGCCGCCGATCCGCTCGGCGGCTCGGGTGTTCGGGGCGGTGCGGGCGCACGGCATCCGGCCGTGGGTGCTCGACCTCGGCGGCGGGTTCCCCGCCGAGCTGGAGGGTGGGGAGGTGCCGTCGGTGAGCCAGTTCGGGGCGGCCATCGAGGCCCACCTGGCCGACGCCTTCGGCGAGGACCGCCCGCGCACGCTCGTCGAGCCCGGGCGGGGGATCGTCGGGGATGCCGGCACCGTCGTGACCAGCGTCGTCGGCGTCGTCGACCGCGGCGGGGTGCGCTGGGTGTTCGTCGACGCCGGGGTGTTCACCGGACTCGTCGAGACGTTGGACGAGGCGATCCGCTACCGGCTCGAGGTGCCGGGGGTGGGTGGGACGAGCGGGCCGTGCGTGCTCGCCGGCCCGACCTGCGACAGCGCCGATGTGCTCTACGAGACGACACCGGTGTCGCTGCCGCTGAGCCTCGCCGAGGGTGACGAGCTGCGCATCCACGCCGCCGGGGCCTACTCGACCTGCTATTCCACGGTCGGCTTCAACGGGTTCGCCCCCCTGCCGACGGTCGTCACCAGCTGA
- a CDS encoding ECF transporter S component: protein MATQIEPTTQEPRSTTGRSLTATRPLMGWRTVDILTIAFLGAALGVAFWGWGVFYNGPVTALKIGYAPLMGLFVGPWFLAGVVGGLVVRRPGAALFCEVVAALVSMLPGTEWGATVLISGVLQGLGAELVFAIFGYKAFSVAVAALAGALSAPLQWGFEVMSLPAGGGGWYAEWVLRDKVVYLGAMMLSGAVIAGVLGSLLVRALARAGALSAFPPGQEHRESHAV from the coding sequence ATGGCCACACAGATCGAACCCACCACGCAGGAGCCGCGGTCCACGACCGGTCGCTCCCTCACCGCGACCCGCCCGCTCATGGGCTGGCGCACCGTCGACATCCTCACGATCGCCTTCCTCGGCGCGGCCCTGGGCGTCGCGTTCTGGGGCTGGGGCGTGTTCTACAACGGGCCGGTCACCGCCCTGAAGATCGGCTACGCACCACTCATGGGTCTGTTCGTGGGCCCGTGGTTCCTCGCCGGCGTCGTGGGCGGCCTCGTCGTCCGCCGCCCCGGTGCCGCCCTGTTCTGCGAGGTGGTGGCCGCCCTGGTCTCCATGCTGCCGGGCACCGAGTGGGGCGCCACGGTGCTCATCTCCGGCGTCCTGCAGGGGCTCGGGGCCGAACTGGTCTTCGCGATCTTCGGCTACAAGGCGTTCAGCGTCGCAGTCGCTGCCTTGGCCGGTGCGCTGTCGGCTCCGCTGCAGTGGGGTTTCGAGGTCATGAGCCTGCCTGCGGGCGGTGGCGGCTGGTACGCCGAGTGGGTGCTGCGGGACAAGGTCGTGTACCTCGGCGCGATGATGCTGTCGGGCGCGGTCATCGCCGGCGTCCTCGGCTCGCTGCTCGTGCGAGCCCTCGCCCGTGCCGGAGCGCTCTCGGCCTTCCCGCCGGGGCAGGAGCACCGGGAGTCCCACGCTGTCTGA
- a CDS encoding ArgE/DapE family deacylase produces MPATPDAAAAGDLTAAEQRVLEALDETELIATLVELVRTPSVTGTDAEADLQHTVARWFEEAGLEVDLWALDLDDLRADPEFPGTEAPRLEGHGLVGTASGEGEPGLVLQGHVDVVPVGDVANWHGGDPFSARIEGGVLHGRGACDMKAGMAVNLAVARALHRSGVRSERRLALHSVVSEEDGGLGAFATLRRGHRGEVAVITEPTSGRLVTANAGALTFRIEVTGRAAHGSTRREGVSAFEVFWPLHQALVALEERRNADRHALFGDNPLPYGISIGTIRAGDWASSVPDLLVAEGRMGVRLGEDPALARRALDEAIADAAAADAWLRHHEPRVTWPGGQFASGQLEQDHPLTDEVAGAVEVVTGIRPAEAAAPYGSDLRLYTGIGGIPTLHYGPGDVRLAHAPRESVPVAEVIEVARALALVTARRLGAH; encoded by the coding sequence ATGCCCGCCACCCCTGACGCCGCCGCCGCGGGTGACCTCACCGCGGCTGAGCAGCGCGTGCTCGAAGCCCTCGACGAGACCGAGCTGATCGCCACTCTCGTCGAGCTGGTCCGGACCCCGAGCGTGACCGGCACCGACGCCGAGGCCGACCTCCAGCACACCGTCGCCCGCTGGTTCGAGGAGGCCGGGCTGGAGGTCGACCTGTGGGCCCTCGACCTCGACGACCTGCGCGCCGACCCCGAGTTCCCCGGCACCGAGGCCCCTCGGCTCGAGGGGCACGGCCTCGTCGGCACGGCATCCGGGGAGGGCGAACCCGGGCTGGTGCTCCAGGGGCACGTCGACGTCGTCCCCGTCGGCGACGTCGCGAACTGGCACGGGGGCGATCCGTTCTCGGCGCGCATCGAGGGCGGGGTGCTGCACGGTCGTGGCGCCTGCGACATGAAGGCCGGGATGGCCGTGAACCTCGCCGTCGCCCGTGCCCTGCACCGTTCGGGGGTTCGCAGCGAGCGGCGGCTGGCCCTGCACAGCGTCGTCAGCGAGGAGGACGGCGGCCTGGGTGCGTTCGCCACCCTGCGCCGGGGCCACCGCGGGGAGGTCGCCGTCATCACCGAACCGACGAGTGGGCGGCTCGTCACCGCCAACGCCGGGGCGCTGACCTTCCGCATCGAGGTCACCGGGCGCGCAGCCCACGGCAGCACCCGCCGCGAGGGGGTCTCGGCGTTCGAGGTGTTCTGGCCGCTGCACCAGGCGCTGGTCGCCCTCGAGGAGCGCCGCAACGCCGACCGCCACGCGCTGTTCGGCGACAACCCGCTGCCGTACGGCATCTCGATCGGCACGATCCGGGCCGGCGACTGGGCCAGCTCGGTGCCCGACCTGCTCGTCGCCGAGGGGCGCATGGGGGTGCGCCTCGGCGAGGACCCGGCACTCGCACGCCGCGCGCTCGACGAGGCCATCGCGGATGCCGCGGCGGCCGACGCGTGGCTACGTCACCACGAGCCCCGGGTCACCTGGCCCGGCGGCCAGTTCGCCTCCGGTCAGCTCGAGCAGGACCACCCGCTCACCGACGAGGTGGCCGGCGCGGTCGAGGTGGTGACCGGCATCCGGCCTGCCGAGGCGGCGGCCCCCTACGGCTCGGACCTGCGCCTGTACACCGGCATCGGCGGCATCCCGACCCTGCACTACGGGCCGGGTGACGTGCGGCTCGCGCACGCCCCGCGCGAGAGCGTGCCGGTGGCCGAGGTCATCGAGGTGGCCAGGGCCCTGGCGCTGGTGACAGCCCGACGCCTCGGCGCCCACTGA
- a CDS encoding DUF4235 domain-containing protein, whose protein sequence is MGPLAWKIMGTGGAVLAGLLATKVVDLIWSRAVQDDVNPKSPEAPISKAVLYAALTGLAVGAAKTLTTRKAAQFYANSAGHLPQAIREEQV, encoded by the coding sequence ATGGGGCCACTCGCCTGGAAGATCATGGGCACAGGGGGAGCCGTGCTCGCAGGGTTGCTCGCGACCAAGGTCGTCGACCTCATCTGGTCACGGGCCGTGCAGGACGACGTCAACCCCAAGAGCCCTGAGGCGCCGATCAGCAAGGCAGTCCTCTATGCCGCGCTCACCGGGCTGGCCGTCGGCGCCGCGAAGACCCTCACCACCCGCAAGGCGGCCCAGTTCTACGCGAACTCGGCCGGGCACCTGCCCCAGGCCATCCGCGAGGAGCAGGTCTGA
- a CDS encoding potassium channel family protein encodes MTRVRTTLVRVLTAPLRGVQELPAVRRVSFHANRIRAGLDFHFFRTLAIALVVIVVVAGFLVTVLEPEKRSFQGLVDSSYWAVTTVIGSGDSSYVHSPGGYVIGWLLAFFGVAIVATLTAAIVGFVIDYLLKEGQGMGAAGYSDHIVVCGWNATARDLIDELRGDEFDARIVVLHESERSPAPADIYFVRGDTTSTEDLERAGIPDAACAIICPSEGSNEADMRSILTVLAIESIAPGVRTVVEVNNRKHAEHVRRANADEILVTSRLASRLLARTALYPGLAALVTDIVSGGEGSELYGVELPEAYVDLDIDGLSARMRRDHGATLLAVTHDGHTLANPPSDFRLRRGDTAVVVAEHLAGLHPLEPDHVLDAPG; translated from the coding sequence ATGACCCGCGTGCGCACCACGCTGGTGCGTGTGCTGACCGCGCCGCTGCGAGGGGTCCAGGAGTTGCCCGCCGTTCGCCGGGTGTCCTTCCACGCCAACCGGATTCGGGCAGGGCTGGACTTCCACTTCTTCCGCACGCTGGCCATCGCGCTCGTGGTGATCGTCGTCGTCGCCGGCTTCCTGGTGACCGTTCTGGAGCCCGAGAAGCGTTCGTTCCAAGGTCTGGTCGACTCGTCGTACTGGGCGGTGACGACGGTCATCGGGTCGGGTGACTCGTCGTACGTCCACAGCCCCGGCGGCTACGTCATCGGCTGGCTCCTGGCCTTCTTCGGCGTCGCGATCGTGGCGACCCTCACCGCCGCGATCGTCGGCTTCGTCATCGACTACCTGCTGAAGGAGGGCCAGGGCATGGGCGCCGCCGGCTACTCGGACCACATCGTCGTCTGCGGGTGGAACGCCACCGCGCGAGACCTCATCGACGAGCTGCGCGGCGACGAGTTCGACGCGCGCATCGTCGTGCTGCACGAGAGCGAGCGCAGCCCCGCGCCAGCGGACATCTACTTCGTGCGCGGCGACACGACGTCCACCGAGGACCTCGAGCGCGCCGGCATCCCCGACGCCGCGTGCGCGATCATCTGCCCGTCCGAGGGGTCCAACGAGGCCGACATGCGCTCGATCCTCACCGTGTTGGCGATCGAGTCGATCGCGCCGGGGGTGCGCACCGTCGTCGAGGTGAACAACCGGAAGCACGCCGAGCACGTGCGGCGGGCCAACGCCGACGAGATCCTCGTGACGTCGCGGCTGGCGTCACGGCTGCTGGCCCGCACTGCCCTGTACCCGGGGCTGGCCGCACTGGTGACGGACATCGTGTCGGGGGGCGAGGGGTCGGAGCTGTACGGGGTGGAATTGCCGGAGGCGTACGTCGACCTCGACATCGACGGGCTGTCGGCGCGGATGCGGCGCGACCACGGGGCAACCCTGCTCGCGGTGACGCACGACGGCCACACGCTGGCCAACCCGCCCTCGGACTTTCGGCTGCGGCGCGGCGACACCGCCGTCGTCGTGGCCGAGCACCTCGCAGGCCTGCACCCTCTCGAGCCCGACCACGTGCTGGACGCCCCCGGCTGA
- a CDS encoding dihydrofolate reductase family protein gives MARLRYSAITSADGYVNDENGSFDWAVPSDDLHAVVNAQQREIGTLLLGRRMYEVMRYWETAPGDVPGPGGEFARIWRDSDKVVYSRTMDGFFGARTTLETEFDPAAVGALKASSVRDLGIGGPTLAAEAFAAGLVDDIHLFAHPVIVGGGTRALPDGILMRLELVSTERIGDVVHTHHRVLR, from the coding sequence ATGGCCCGCCTCCGCTACTCCGCGATCACCTCCGCCGACGGGTACGTCAACGACGAGAACGGGTCCTTCGACTGGGCCGTGCCCTCCGACGACCTGCACGCTGTCGTCAACGCCCAGCAGCGCGAGATCGGCACCCTGTTGCTCGGCCGCCGCATGTACGAGGTGATGCGCTACTGGGAGACCGCCCCCGGCGACGTCCCGGGCCCCGGCGGTGAGTTCGCGCGCATCTGGCGCGACAGCGACAAGGTCGTCTACTCGCGCACCATGGACGGCTTCTTCGGCGCTCGCACCACCCTCGAGACCGAGTTCGACCCGGCCGCCGTCGGTGCGCTCAAGGCGTCGAGCGTGCGTGACCTCGGGATCGGGGGCCCGACCCTGGCTGCCGAGGCGTTCGCGGCCGGCCTGGTCGACGACATCCACCTGTTCGCCCACCCCGTGATCGTGGGGGGCGGAACGCGCGCCCTGCCCGACGGCATCCTCATGCGTCTCGAGCTCGTCTCGACCGAGCGCATCGGGGACGTCGTGCACACCCACCACCGCGTGCTGCGCTGA
- a CDS encoding ATP-binding cassette domain-containing protein: MEVTDLSWRPFGRRDPVLRDITLTLEPGERVLLVGPSGSGKSTLLRAIAGLLETADAGDLAGSVAVDGAAPGSRPGAVGLVLQEPGAGVVAASVGRDVAFGPENVGMPRDGIRSVVTDALAAVGLGDLALDTPTSALSGGQTQRLALAGTLALDPAVILLDEPTAMLDPESAQEVRDAVAALTSRPGAPTLVVVEHVLGPWVDLVERLVVLSDDGRVVADGPVRDALATQRDHLLSMGVWVPGEGPPEPVAVDPALVAAQPGRGGLPPLAASPLAVDRTTRLVDGSRRTRRAAELTEQVRAVPGTLTALVGPSGSGKSTVLHTLAGFLTPTPSDAVRLTSSDPLTQAYSDAAGPADLDAAGLARALAWVPQWSSSTIVASTVLDEVLVTSLALNPDDSKGAEGRQADVDRGRALLAALGLGHLERADPRHLSGGEQRRLAVAAALHHGPPVLLADEPTVGQDRRTWAALVGLVAAYRAAGGAVITATHDSHVIARATQVQHLRAPDPAPEVPANGIPLVARCGPLALLGGALLAVPAGVLSPHWSVSLVVLAAQLVLAVVGLWAPGPGALTRIRGTALRMLPGLVAALSVGWSTWFLAGRDLDPALTVAMRVLIIVLPSAVLIPWIDPDRLGDHLAQRLRLPDRPVVATAAALQRVHSFGEIWRELSRARRVRGLAVSWRAPRTVAAHLGALTMGLLVRTLRAAAELAVAMDARGFATAQSRSWWLPAPWQWRDTVLVTLSAIPLALALLVPMWASALR; the protein is encoded by the coding sequence GTGGAGGTCACCGACCTCAGCTGGCGACCGTTCGGCCGTCGCGACCCCGTGCTGCGCGACATCACGCTGACGCTCGAGCCCGGCGAGCGGGTGCTGCTCGTCGGGCCGTCCGGATCGGGGAAGTCGACGCTGTTGCGAGCGATCGCAGGCCTTCTCGAGACCGCGGATGCCGGTGACCTCGCCGGCTCCGTGGCCGTCGACGGTGCGGCGCCCGGGTCACGGCCCGGCGCCGTCGGGTTGGTGCTCCAGGAGCCGGGTGCGGGTGTCGTCGCCGCGTCGGTGGGGCGCGACGTGGCCTTCGGGCCGGAGAACGTGGGGATGCCGCGCGACGGAATCCGCTCGGTGGTCACCGACGCGCTCGCCGCCGTCGGGCTGGGCGACCTCGCGCTCGACACCCCGACATCGGCGCTGTCCGGGGGACAGACCCAGCGGCTCGCCCTGGCCGGGACGCTCGCGCTCGACCCGGCGGTGATCCTGCTCGACGAGCCCACGGCCATGCTCGATCCGGAGTCGGCCCAGGAGGTGCGCGACGCCGTGGCGGCTCTGACGTCCCGCCCGGGAGCCCCGACCTTGGTCGTCGTCGAGCACGTCCTCGGGCCGTGGGTCGACCTCGTCGAGCGGCTCGTGGTGCTCTCTGATGACGGTCGGGTCGTCGCGGACGGACCGGTACGCGACGCCCTGGCGACTCAGCGCGACCACCTGCTGTCCATGGGTGTCTGGGTGCCCGGTGAAGGGCCTCCGGAGCCGGTCGCGGTCGACCCGGCGCTGGTCGCTGCGCAGCCCGGGCGAGGGGGTCTGCCACCGCTGGCGGCCTCGCCACTCGCCGTCGACCGCACCACGAGGCTCGTCGACGGCAGTCGCCGAACGCGCCGGGCCGCTGAGCTGACCGAGCAGGTCCGCGCCGTCCCCGGCACCCTCACCGCCCTCGTCGGGCCGAGCGGCTCGGGCAAGTCCACCGTGCTGCACACCCTCGCCGGCTTCCTCACCCCCACCCCGTCGGATGCCGTCCGCCTCACCTCGTCGGATCCGCTCACGCAGGCGTATTCGGATGCCGCCGGCCCGGCTGATCTGGATGCCGCCGGTCTGGCACGGGCTCTCGCCTGGGTCCCGCAGTGGTCGAGCTCGACGATCGTTGCCAGCACCGTGCTCGACGAGGTGCTCGTGACCTCCCTGGCCCTGAACCCGGACGACTCGAAGGGCGCCGAGGGGCGGCAGGCTGACGTCGACCGGGGCCGTGCTCTGCTGGCCGCGCTCGGCCTGGGGCACCTCGAGCGGGCCGACCCCCGACACCTCTCCGGCGGTGAGCAACGCCGGCTCGCCGTCGCGGCGGCCCTGCACCACGGCCCCCCGGTCCTGCTGGCCGACGAGCCGACGGTCGGCCAGGACCGCCGCACCTGGGCTGCCCTCGTGGGCCTCGTCGCGGCCTACCGCGCAGCAGGCGGGGCGGTGATCACCGCCACCCACGACTCCCACGTGATCGCCCGCGCCACCCAGGTCCAGCACCTGCGGGCGCCCGACCCGGCACCCGAGGTGCCCGCAAACGGCATCCCCCTCGTGGCGCGCTGTGGGCCGCTCGCCCTGCTCGGTGGGGCGCTGCTCGCGGTCCCCGCGGGGGTGTTGTCGCCGCACTGGTCGGTCAGCCTCGTCGTGCTCGCTGCCCAGCTCGTGCTGGCGGTGGTCGGTCTGTGGGCCCCCGGCCCCGGCGCGCTGACGCGGATACGGGGCACCGCGCTGCGGATGCTGCCCGGGCTCGTGGCAGCCCTGTCCGTCGGCTGGTCGACCTGGTTCCTCGCCGGGCGCGACCTCGACCCGGCGCTGACCGTCGCGATGAGGGTGCTGATCATCGTGCTGCCGTCGGCGGTGCTCATCCCGTGGATCGACCCCGACCGACTCGGTGACCACCTGGCCCAGCGGCTGCGCCTGCCGGATCGCCCTGTCGTCGCCACGGCCGCAGCCCTGCAGCGGGTGCACTCGTTCGGGGAGATCTGGCGGGAGCTCTCGCGTGCGCGGCGGGTGCGCGGGCTCGCAGTGTCGTGGCGGGCGCCGCGAACGGTGGCGGCCCACCTCGGGGCACTGACGATGGGCCTGCTCGTGCGCACCCTGCGCGCCGCGGCCGAACTCGCCGTCGCCATGGATGCCCGGGGCTTCGCCACCGCACAGTCCCGCTCGTGGTGGCTGCCAGCGCCGTGGCAGTGGCGCGACACCGTGCTCGTCACGCTCAGCGCCATCCCCCTCGCCCTCGCACTCCTCGTCCCGATGTGGGCCTCGGCACTCCGCTGA
- a CDS encoding AMIN-like domain-containing (lipo)protein encodes MSPRFPDLGGDLGGVGIVRVGRHSGYDRVVWEFPGAGTPTYRVRYVDTPIADGSGDVVAVTGDAFLEVLITSVGIPDDGVARPADPTASALTGTVIAEANAIFGGFEGYGQSFIGVRDRERPFKVSALAGPTRLVVDIATG; translated from the coding sequence ATGTCGCCACGCTTCCCCGACCTCGGCGGTGACCTCGGCGGGGTCGGCATCGTGCGCGTCGGGCGCCACTCGGGCTACGACCGGGTCGTGTGGGAGTTCCCGGGCGCCGGGACACCCACCTACCGGGTGCGCTACGTCGACACGCCGATCGCCGACGGCAGCGGGGACGTCGTCGCCGTCACGGGTGACGCGTTCCTCGAGGTGCTCATCACGAGTGTCGGCATCCCCGACGATGGCGTGGCCCGCCCGGCCGACCCGACGGCATCCGCCCTCACCGGCACGGTGATCGCCGAGGCCAACGCCATCTTCGGCGGCTTCGAGGGCTACGGCCAGAGCTTCATCGGGGTCCGCGACCGCGAACGCCCCTTCAAGGTCAGCGCGCTGGCAGGCCCCACGCGACTGGTCGTCGACATCGCAACCGGCTGA
- a CDS encoding SanA/YdcF family protein, translating into MTTSPPTTAQPHPRPRRRRLFAVLAALVIVALAIVLGPWVWVSAASRGHVHTVGSAPEAPVALVLGAGLNPDGTPSPFLAGRLEVARQLHASEQVRVLLVSGDNRVVNYDEPTAMRDWLVERGVPASDVVLDFAGRDTYDSCVRAKRIFGVDRLLVVSQGYHLPRAVTTCRAVGLDADGVGDWTAKRYAGVWESGERREKLAAVKAVIDVMTGRDPVLGEPETSVQDALAGG; encoded by the coding sequence GTGACGACAAGCCCCCCGACGACGGCGCAGCCGCACCCACGCCCTCGCCGGCGCCGCCTGTTCGCGGTGCTGGCGGCTCTGGTCATCGTGGCGCTCGCGATCGTGCTGGGCCCCTGGGTGTGGGTCAGCGCCGCCTCCCGCGGGCACGTCCACACCGTCGGCAGCGCCCCCGAGGCCCCGGTGGCGCTGGTGCTCGGGGCCGGGCTGAACCCCGACGGCACGCCGTCCCCGTTCCTCGCGGGCCGGCTCGAGGTCGCCCGCCAACTGCACGCGTCCGAACAGGTCAGGGTGCTGCTCGTTTCTGGTGACAACCGGGTGGTGAACTACGACGAACCCACAGCGATGCGTGACTGGCTTGTGGAACGCGGCGTCCCGGCATCCGACGTCGTGCTCGACTTCGCGGGACGTGACACCTACGACTCCTGCGTGCGGGCCAAGCGCATCTTCGGGGTCGACCGGCTGCTGGTCGTGTCCCAGGGCTACCACCTGCCTCGGGCGGTGACGACGTGTCGGGCGGTAGGGCTGGATGCCGACGGGGTCGGCGACTGGACCGCGAAGCGGTATGCCGGGGTGTGGGAGTCCGGGGAACGCCGCGAGAAGCTGGCCGCGGTCAAGGCCGTGATCGACGTCATGACCGGGCGCGACCCCGTGCTCGGCGAGCCCGAGACCTCGGTGCAGGACGCCCTCGCCGGGGGCTAG